One genomic region from Xenopus laevis strain J_2021 chromosome 2L, Xenopus_laevis_v10.1, whole genome shotgun sequence encodes:
- the rabgef1.L gene encoding RAB guanine nucleotide exchange factor (GEF) 1 L homeolog isoform X1 has product MKMSLKTERRGIHVDQSELLCKKGCGYYGNPAWQGFCSKCWREEYQKARQKQIQEDWEFAERLQREEEEAYASSQGAQAGPQSLTFSKFEEKKSNEKTRKVTTVKKFFTASSKSLPKKDIKEAKSPSPSLSRQFSLETDRVSKDFIEFLKTYQKAGHDVYKLSKIFLEAMHHKRESNIDEQSEFTQDFYQNTADKLQMYWKVSPDKVEKVMDQIERFIMTRLYKHVFCPETTDDEKKDLTVQKRIRALHWVTLQMLCVPVNEDIAEVSDMVVKAITDIIEMDSKRIPRDKLACITRCSKHIFNAIKITKNEPASADDFLPTLIYIVLKANPPRLQSNIQYITRFCNPSRLMTGEDGYYFTNLCCAVAFIEKLDGQSLNLSEEEFSRYMSGQASPKKQDLENWPEDTCTGVKQMHRNLDLLTQLSKRQEHIVNGAKKLEKDLIDWTDEVTKEVKDIVEKYPLNIKTASQALAALESENVEDDNLPPPLQPQVYAG; this is encoded by the exons AT GAAGATGAGCCTCAAGACAGAGCGGCGGGGAATCCATGTTGACCAATCAGAGCTTCTATGTAAGAAAGGATGTGGCTACTATGGAAACCCAGCCTGGCAAGGCTTTTGCTCCAAGTGCTGGAGAGAGGAGTACCAGAAAGCACGGCAGAAGCAAATCCAGGAGGACTGGGAGTTTGCAGAAcg TTTGCAACGTgaagaggaggaggcatatgcaAGCAGCCAAGGTGCCCAGGCAGGGCCACAATCCCTCACATTTTCAAAGTTTGAAGAGAAGAAATCAAATGAAAAGACCAGGAAAGTAACTACAGTGAAAAAATTCTTCACCGCTTCATCTAAAAGCCTCCCAAAGAAAG ATATAAAAGAAGCAAAATCCCCGAGCCCTTCTCTGAGCCGCCAATTCAGCTTGGAAACTGACCGTGTGTCCAaggattttattgagtttttaaaaacttaccAGAAAGCAGGGCATGATGTGTACAAACTGTCCAAAATCTTCTTGGAAGCCATGCATCACAAAAGG GAATCAAACATTGATGAACAATCGGAATTTACCCAGGACTTTTATcaaaacacagcagataaattgCAAATGTATTGGAAAG TGTCCCCTGATAAAGTTGAGAAAGTGATGGATCAAATTGAGCGGTTCATAATGACTCGCCTCTACAAGCACGTGTTCTGCCCAGAAACCACAGATGATGAGAAGAAAGACCTCACAGTGCAGAAAAGAATCCG GGCTTTACATTGGGTAACTCTTCAGATGCTCTGTGTTCCTGTAAATGAAGATATTGCTGAGGTGTCCGACATGGTAGTAAAGGCTATAACAG ATATCATTGAGATGGACTCAAAACGTATTCCCCGTGACAAACTTGCTTGTATCACTCGCTGTAGCAAACACATCTTTAACGCCATCAAGATCACAAAAAATGAGCCAGCCTCAGCCGATGACTTCCTGCCCACTCTCATCTACATTGTTCTGAAAGCAAATCCACCTCGCTTGCAATCCAATATTCAGTACATCACTAGATTCTGCAACCCCAGCAGGCTGATGACTGGAGAGGACGGCTATTATTTCACTAACCTG TGCTGTGCTGTGGCCTTCATAGAGAAACTGGATGGGCAGTCGCTGAATTTAAGTGAAGAAGAGTTCAGCAGGTACATGTCTGGGCAGGCTTCTCCAAAAAAGCAAGACCTAGAGAACTGGCCAGAAGACACCTGCACTGGTGTAAAGCAGATGCACAGAAACCTTGACCTACTAACCCAGCTGTCAAAGAGACAAGAGCATATTGTAAATGGGGCTAAGAAACTAGAGAAGGACCTTATTGACTGGACAGATGAAGTCACCAAGGAAGTCAAGGACATTGTGGAAAAATACCCACTGAACATTAAAACAGCCAGCCAGGCCCTTGCAGCCCTTGAGTCTGAAAATGTAGAAGATGATAACCTGCCCCCTCCACTGCAGCCTCAAGTCTATGCAGGATAA
- the rabgef1.L gene encoding RAB guanine nucleotide exchange factor (GEF) 1 L homeolog, which yields MSLKTERRGIHVDQSELLCKKGCGYYGNPAWQGFCSKCWREEYQKARQKQIQEDWEFAERLQREEEEAYASSQGAQAGPQSLTFSKFEEKKSNEKTRKVTTVKKFFTASSKSLPKKDIKEAKSPSPSLSRQFSLETDRVSKDFIEFLKTYQKAGHDVYKLSKIFLEAMHHKRESNIDEQSEFTQDFYQNTADKLQMYWKVSPDKVEKVMDQIERFIMTRLYKHVFCPETTDDEKKDLTVQKRIRALHWVTLQMLCVPVNEDIAEVSDMVVKAITDIIEMDSKRIPRDKLACITRCSKHIFNAIKITKNEPASADDFLPTLIYIVLKANPPRLQSNIQYITRFCNPSRLMTGEDGYYFTNLCCAVAFIEKLDGQSLNLSEEEFSRYMSGQASPKKQDLENWPEDTCTGVKQMHRNLDLLTQLSKRQEHIVNGAKKLEKDLIDWTDEVTKEVKDIVEKYPLNIKTASQALAALESENVEDDNLPPPLQPQVYAG from the exons ATGAGCCTCAAGACAGAGCGGCGGGGAATCCATGTTGACCAATCAGAGCTTCTATGTAAGAAAGGATGTGGCTACTATGGAAACCCAGCCTGGCAAGGCTTTTGCTCCAAGTGCTGGAGAGAGGAGTACCAGAAAGCACGGCAGAAGCAAATCCAGGAGGACTGGGAGTTTGCAGAAcg TTTGCAACGTgaagaggaggaggcatatgcaAGCAGCCAAGGTGCCCAGGCAGGGCCACAATCCCTCACATTTTCAAAGTTTGAAGAGAAGAAATCAAATGAAAAGACCAGGAAAGTAACTACAGTGAAAAAATTCTTCACCGCTTCATCTAAAAGCCTCCCAAAGAAAG ATATAAAAGAAGCAAAATCCCCGAGCCCTTCTCTGAGCCGCCAATTCAGCTTGGAAACTGACCGTGTGTCCAaggattttattgagtttttaaaaacttaccAGAAAGCAGGGCATGATGTGTACAAACTGTCCAAAATCTTCTTGGAAGCCATGCATCACAAAAGG GAATCAAACATTGATGAACAATCGGAATTTACCCAGGACTTTTATcaaaacacagcagataaattgCAAATGTATTGGAAAG TGTCCCCTGATAAAGTTGAGAAAGTGATGGATCAAATTGAGCGGTTCATAATGACTCGCCTCTACAAGCACGTGTTCTGCCCAGAAACCACAGATGATGAGAAGAAAGACCTCACAGTGCAGAAAAGAATCCG GGCTTTACATTGGGTAACTCTTCAGATGCTCTGTGTTCCTGTAAATGAAGATATTGCTGAGGTGTCCGACATGGTAGTAAAGGCTATAACAG ATATCATTGAGATGGACTCAAAACGTATTCCCCGTGACAAACTTGCTTGTATCACTCGCTGTAGCAAACACATCTTTAACGCCATCAAGATCACAAAAAATGAGCCAGCCTCAGCCGATGACTTCCTGCCCACTCTCATCTACATTGTTCTGAAAGCAAATCCACCTCGCTTGCAATCCAATATTCAGTACATCACTAGATTCTGCAACCCCAGCAGGCTGATGACTGGAGAGGACGGCTATTATTTCACTAACCTG TGCTGTGCTGTGGCCTTCATAGAGAAACTGGATGGGCAGTCGCTGAATTTAAGTGAAGAAGAGTTCAGCAGGTACATGTCTGGGCAGGCTTCTCCAAAAAAGCAAGACCTAGAGAACTGGCCAGAAGACACCTGCACTGGTGTAAAGCAGATGCACAGAAACCTTGACCTACTAACCCAGCTGTCAAAGAGACAAGAGCATATTGTAAATGGGGCTAAGAAACTAGAGAAGGACCTTATTGACTGGACAGATGAAGTCACCAAGGAAGTCAAGGACATTGTGGAAAAATACCCACTGAACATTAAAACAGCCAGCCAGGCCCTTGCAGCCCTTGAGTCTGAAAATGTAGAAGATGATAACCTGCCCCCTCCACTGCAGCCTCAAGTCTATGCAGGATAA